From one Plasmodium knowlesi strain H genome assembly, chromosome: 11 genomic stretch:
- a CDS encoding uroporphyrinogen III decarboxylase, putative: protein MKAKLVCALSPFFLCDILFFIHNKKAPFGLFRMKPNAANWDADQMEVFVRPENANYQAFGRPKNDLVLRVIENKDTERAQERIPVWFMRQAGRYLPEYREMRAKYDFIQMCQNPHLSSEVTIMPFKRFSCDMLVIFSDILIIFIAMGMHVQFVENVGPKFDKTVSSFEEFQKLIPPLEQIIKNLHYVYDSISLTKHKINNAVPLLGFAGSPFTLFTYLTKNNKKTYEDTIQMIYERPGDVHNILNKLSEVCVSHLINQIDSGANVIQLFESNADIIDTNLFCDFSLFYLKKVINMVKKLRPHAFIILFLKENFHPDVKDLNIDVLSITHKQLAANTSTFYYNLFDGKIILQGALDPHIMLVNDENLVSKYTCQMVSQIRHTNKYIANLGHGMLPGSKIENVQAFIDTVGGYFPA, encoded by the exons ATGAAAGCAAAGTTGGTGTGTGCCTTGAgcccttttttcctgtgcGACATTCTCTTTTTCATCCACAACAAGAAAGCCCCATTTGGCTTGTTCAGGATGAAGCCCAATGCTGCGAACTGGGATGCGGACCAGATGGAGGTTTTCGTGAGACCGGAAAATGCCAACTATCAAG CGTTCGGGAGGCCGAAGAACGACCTGGTGCTCCGCGTCATCGAGAACAAGGATACGGAAAGGGCACAGGAGAGGATCCCCGTGTGGTTCATGCGCCAAGCCGGCCGCTATCTGCCAGAGTACCGCGAAATGAGAGCCAAGTACGACTTCATCCAGATGTGCCAGAATCCACATCTCTCCTCCGAAGTTACCATCATGCCTTTCAAGCGATTTTCATGTGACATGTTAGTAATCTTCTCCGACATACTCATCATTTTTATTGCCATGGGCATGCATGTCCAATTCGTTGAAAATGTTGGGCCAAAATTCGACAAAACTGTTAGCTCCTTTGAGGAATTCCAAAAGCTAATTCCCCCACTGgaacaaattataaaaaatctCCACTATGTTTATGATTCCATCAGTTTGACCAAGCATAAAATAAACAATGCAGTTCCCCTTTTAGGATTTGCGGGTTCACCATTTACTCTCTTTACCTACCTTAccaaaaataataagaagaCATATGAAGATACCATTCAAATGATATACGAACGTCCAGGTGATGTTCATAACATTTTGAATAAGTTAAGTGAGGTGTGTGTAAGTCATCTGATCAACCAGATTGACAGTGGAGCAAATGTTATACAACTCTTCGAAAGCAATGCAGATATTATAGatacaaatttattttgtgaTTTCAGtttgttttatttaaaaaaggttatCAACATGGTGAAGAAATTACGACCTCATGCATTcatcattttatttctcaAGGAAAATTTCCATCCAGATGTGAAAGATCTGAACATCGATGTACTCTCCATTACACATAAACAACTAGCTGCTAATACATCAACTTTTTACTACAACTTATTTGACGGGAAAATTATTCTGCAAGGAGCTTTGGATCCACACATAATGCTCGTAAATGATGAAAACCTCGTGTCCAAGTATACATGCCAGATGGTTAGTCAAATAAGGCACACAAACAAGTACATTGCAAACTTAGGACACGGGATGCTACCCGGTTCAAAAATAGAAAACGTGCAGGCCTTTATCGACACCGTGGGGGGGTACTTCCCTGCGTAG